Proteins encoded within one genomic window of Desulfonatronovibrio magnus:
- a CDS encoding site-specific integrase — MPKVFLKQSFVDNPPLPTDKPKIQYFDEKLTGFILEVRRNGKATYYIRYRDKHSRTRQLMIGPSDALSIDQARERARALKSQVVMGFDPLAHVEKIKKTPTFREFTRDKYLPHVKTYKRSWEYDQDLIEKRMLKLWGNMRMDEFKPGDLLEFQSALVNRGFKPGSVNRVMALVKHIFNLAERWEIIQRAPTKNVSKLADNGAMERFLTHQELETLLEAIKTCKSPVVPDLIEFLILTGARKSEASQLPWSEIDMEEHIWTLPPERNKGKTRKIIPLSQGAMKILKRRAGNGSDYVFPNPDTGLPMKHMHGTWDRIRRNAGLPDVRVHDLRHSYASFLVNSGRSLYEVQKLLGHADISTTQRYAHLTKDTLQEATEIVSKLVR, encoded by the coding sequence ATGCCCAAAGTATTTTTGAAGCAAAGTTTTGTTGATAACCCGCCACTACCCACCGACAAGCCGAAAATTCAGTACTTTGATGAGAAGCTGACCGGCTTTATTCTGGAGGTACGCAGGAACGGAAAAGCCACGTACTACATAAGATACCGAGATAAGCATTCCAGAACCAGGCAGCTTATGATCGGGCCGTCTGATGCCCTGAGTATCGACCAGGCCCGGGAAAGAGCCAGGGCACTTAAAAGCCAGGTTGTGATGGGCTTTGACCCTCTGGCCCATGTGGAGAAGATCAAGAAAACACCTACGTTCAGGGAGTTTACCAGGGATAAGTACTTGCCCCACGTGAAGACCTACAAACGCAGCTGGGAATATGACCAGGACCTTATCGAAAAACGCATGCTCAAGCTCTGGGGAAATATGCGCATGGACGAGTTCAAGCCCGGCGACTTGCTGGAGTTCCAGAGTGCTCTTGTAAACAGGGGCTTTAAGCCAGGGTCTGTTAACCGTGTAATGGCCTTGGTAAAGCACATATTTAACCTGGCCGAGCGCTGGGAAATTATTCAAAGGGCACCCACCAAAAATGTTTCTAAACTGGCTGATAACGGGGCTATGGAGAGGTTTTTGACCCACCAGGAGTTGGAAACCCTGCTGGAAGCAATTAAGACCTGCAAAAGCCCGGTAGTGCCCGATCTCATTGAGTTCCTGATACTGACCGGGGCCAGAAAGTCAGAGGCTTCACAGTTGCCCTGGTCAGAGATAGATATGGAGGAACATATCTGGACCCTGCCCCCGGAGCGGAACAAAGGCAAGACACGGAAGATAATTCCTTTATCCCAGGGAGCTATGAAAATCCTGAAACGCAGAGCTGGCAATGGTTCCGACTATGTGTTTCCTAATCCTGATACAGGTCTGCCCATGAAGCACATGCATGGGACCTGGGACCGTATAAGACGCAATGCCGGTCTGCCCGACGTGAGGGTTCACGACCTTCGCCATTCTTATGCATCCTTCCTGGTAAATTCCGGTAGGTCCCTCTACGAGGTGCAAAAACTATTAGGACACGCCGACATATCAACTACGCAAAGGTATGCACATCTGACGAAGGATACACTCCAGGAAGCCACCGAAATCGTCTCAAAACTGGTTCGGTAG